The DNA sequence GCGCCCCCCGGATGTTGGGGTCGTGGCGCTTGGAGTTGTGAATGCACAAGAGCACCTGCTCGGAACCTTTGCTGAGCAGGTTCAGGTAGTCGGCGCCTTCCAGGTGGCTGATGCACACGTCGATGCGGTGCTCGCGCTTGAGCTGCTTCACCCGCTGAATGCGGCCCACGAAGCTGCGCAGCTTGCCCACCAAACCGGTACCGGCGGGCACGTCCAGGGCCACCAGGGTATTGGCCGTGGGAAAGGCGACGTCCGTGTTGCTGTCGAACACGCACTCGACCACGTGGTGGTGCCGGGCCAGCTGCTGGCCGTGGTCATGGAAAACCCGCTCGGCCCCGCCGTAGGTGAGCTGAGGAATGAGCAGCAGAATATTTTTACGCGCGGGCGTCGAGGAGTTCGTCATACACTTGGCGGCTTACAAATGCCGCAGCACGTAGCTTTTCAGCAGAAATTTACCCTGGAGCTTGGCCGGCACCCGGTGATGCTGGGCCAGGGGCTGGCGCCGGTATTCGCGCAGGGAGTTGACGCGCTTGTCGGGGTTGAGGTAGCAGGTCAGAAACCACCGCTCGGCCACGCAGCGCAGCATGGCAGCGGGGTCGGCGTAGCGGCGCGTCTGGTTGAAGGTGTGAATCTTCCAGAGCCAGGCGTGCACTTCGGCCAGGGTAATGTCGCCGAGGGTGAAGGGGAAATACGATATGGTGTTGTGCACGTGCAGCTCCCGCTCCGTGAAGGGAATGCCGAACACGCGCAGCTGCCGCTCCCGGATCTGGTTGGACTTGGCGTTGCGCCGGGCGTGCACGTCGGCCTTCAGCGTCTGGGGCAGGGTGCGGTAGTGCAGCAGAATCTCGGGCTGATTCACGATGTCGGTGACCTGCGCGAGGCGGGCAATAAACTCGTAATCTTCGCCAAAGGTGTCCTGAATCGTGTCGTCGTAGCGCAGGCCGTGCTCTTGCAGCAGGGAGCGGCGGAAAAAGGCCGTGGGGTTGGCCACCGGCATGTTGAACAGCATAAAGCTGCGCACCGCGTCGGCCGACAGCGGGTACTCATACACGATGTCCGACTCGCCGAAGCACTTCATGAAGCTGCTGGTGAGGCCCACCGTGGGGTTCTGCTCCAGAAAATCGACCTGGGTTTGCAGCCGGTGCGGCAGGGCCACGTCGTCGGCGTCCATCTTGGCAATGTACTTGCCGCGGGCGTACTCGGCGCCGTAGTTGTCGGTAAAGGAACGCCCCCGGTTCTGCTCGTTGGCCAGCACCGTCACGCGCGGGTCGGTTTCGTAGCTGCGGGCCACCGCTAGGCTTTCATCCCGGGAACAGTCGTCGACGATGATCAGCTCGAAGTCCTGAAAAGTCTGGTGCAGGATACTATCAATGGCGGGCCGCAAATATTCCCCGGCATTGTAGACGGGAATAATTACGGAAACGAGCGGCGGCTTTGTGGTAGGCATAATAGCGCAAAGGTACGGCGTCCGGCGCAATAACCCCTACCGGCCCGTAAGTTGCCCGCCCGGCAGCGTCAGCCCGCTTCGGCCCGGCCCACGCTCGAAATCCGCCTTAGCCGCCGCTGCCCAGCAGTTTGTGCATCACCCAGTTGGCCAGCGTGAATTTGGGGTTGCCGGTGTTCACCCAGTTCACAAAATCGTAATCGGGCAGGGAGTTGAGGAACATGTGCGCCCCGTTGGTGGTGTACTGCGGCACCACCACGGCCGTGGCGGCGCCGGGCACGGGCTCTTTCACCAGCAGCAGGCGGCGGTAGGGCATCTGCTCAAACTCGCGCACCAGCTCGGGCGTGGCCCCGTCCTTGCTGCCGTCGAACTTGACCAGCAGGTTGTCCCAGTTGATGCGGGCCACGCGCCGGGTCCATTTCTCGCGGGCTTCCTCCGGCGAATGGTAGTGCAGAAAGCTGATTTCGACCTTGCCGCCCAGCGTAGCCAGCGGGTACGGGTTTTTCGCCCGGATCTGGTTGATGACCTCGTAGCGGGACGTGTCCTGAAAAACCAGCTCCTGGGTTACGTAGAATTTCGGGTCGCGCAGAAACTCGATGAAGCACGGGCCCATCAGAAACAGCCCGATGAAGGGCGTGTTGAAGGGCCGGTCCAGGTACTTATACACCTCGGCGCCCCAGCAGTCGTTGGAGAAAACCGTGAAATCCGGATTGGTTACCAGGCGGCGCTGGCGGCGCTTGGCTTCGAAGCGTCGTTTGCCGGCAATCCGGTTGGCTACTTTATTCAACAGCGACATCGGGCAGGGAGCTTAGGCAGTGAAACGGGTACTTAAGACACGACTGGTACTTCGGGGTTGGGCAACAGCTAGGCTACGCTCTGCGCCACGGGGTCAGCAGGGCCGGATAATCGACCACCAGCTCGCTTAGCCGGATGGCCAGCATCCGCCGGATTTTGTGGCGGTTCCAGCTGAAGTCGTCGTAGCGGCGGCGGTATTTGGCCGGCACCTTCTTCAGGTAGCGAAAGTACAGATCCCGCAGCTTATTCTCCCCCAGCATGCTCCAGGGCTTGTTCTGGGTGGTGTAGTGCAGGATAACGGTTTCCTGCAAAACGCTCCTGAGCTTTTTGCGCGGCTGATCCCGCGGAATCTCCGGAAACATCCGGTTGAACCGGCTGTCGAGCTTCACCCAGCTCTGGGCCAACACGGCGTTGAGGGCATCCTGGTCGGGGTAGAGCAGCAGCTCCGAGTTGGTGCGGATGAAGGCAATAGCCTGGTTGGTAACGTCGCGGGCCAGCCACTGGGCCCGGTCAATCAGCAGTACGCCGGAGTTGAAGTAGCTGTCGGCCTCGAAGATGCCCAGCTCGGGCCGCGCGGCCACAAAGTCGCGGACGGCGGCCACGGGCAGGCCCTGCATATCGGTGGCAAAGAGGCTGCGCAGCTTGCCCAGCACGATGATGTCCGTATCCAGGTACACGAACCGCTCAATGTCCGGCGCCATTACCAGCGGGAACAGCAGCCGGTAGTAAATGGAGGCCGTCCACCAGAGCGTGGGCGGCAGCACGAAGTCGCGGCCAAAGCTGTCCTCGATGTCGTAGTAGCAAATGGTGCTGGCGTAGGAAGCCACGTAGCTTTTCAGCTCGTCCTGCTCGGTGGCGGCCAGCCCCGTGGCAATGGCATGAATCACAATGGATTCGTGCTGATTATTCTCGAAAATAGAGGTAAGTAACGCATACACAGGCGTCAGATAGTTTTCATCGAAAGCTATGGCAATGTGCATCCTGTTACTGGCGGTACTCATCGGCGTTGGGTGTGGTGGGCGTATTCGGCGGCGCAGGCAGGCTAGCTACCGGCCAGCCGCTGCCGCAGGGCGCTGATCTGCCGGAATACGTTGACTGCCTCCTCCCGCTGCTTCAGGGACGTCTGGAAGTTGTAGTACAGCCGCAGGGTTTCAAAATTGCTGATCAGCCCTTCCTGGTTGCGGCGGAAGGCGGCGTTCAGCAGGTTGCCGGGCTGCTTGGCCATCTGGGCGGCCAGCCACACCAGCCGCTTGTTGTAGAGGAAGCGGAACTGGCTTTCCGTCAGGTCGGGGTTGCGGAAAATGAAATAGTACACGATGCTGGTGAGCTGCGAGGAAGCCGTGCCCTGCCCGATGCGCAGCAAGTAGCTCCAGGTGAGGCGCTCCTTGAACATGAAGTGCTTGAAGCGCAGCCGGTCGTCGTACCAGAGCTTGTAGCCGGCCAGCTGCAGGGCGTCGCCCAGCTCCACGTCTTCCCCGCTCACGATGATTTTGCCGCGCTTGGTGGAGGTGGTGAACTTAAAGCCGTGGGCCACCAGCTTCAGCCACGCCGACTTGCGCACCACCGAGCCGGCCCCGTAGAGGTAGCCTTCGTGGTCGGGCAGCGGGCCGCTCTTGCCCCCGTTCTGGGGCCCGACGGCGTACACGGCCTGAAACGTGTCGAACCAGGCCGGAGCCGGCACTTCGAACATGCCTTCGGCGTGGCCGCCCAGCACCCCGATTTCGGGGTGGGCACTCATGATTTCGTCGACCAGCGCCAGGTAGTTGGGGGCAATCCAGTTGTCGTCGTCGATGATGACGATGTTCTCGTAGGCCGCGTCGTTGAAGCCCCGGATCAGGGCGTTTTCCTTGCCGGCCACGGGCTCTTCCAGCACCCGGAAAGGCACCTGAAACCCCAGGCTGTGCTGCAGACCTTTGGCGACTTCCACCGTGTTGTCGGAGGACGCATTGCTGATGAGCAAAACCTCCCAGGCCACGGCGCTGCTCACCTGCTGAGCGGCGACGTAGCGCAGGGTATCGGCCAGGCGGTTAGCGCCGTTGTGCGTGCAAATCAGAACAGTTATTCCGTTCACGTTTTTCAAGGATTAAATGGAGAAACGGGCCGGCGAGGCAAGCCCGGAAACGGTGGTTGGGCGCCGGGTGCTTAGTTGTTCAGGGCCTGGAGCCGGCCAATGAAAGCCTGCACTTCCGCGTAGCTTTTGTCCTGGCTCAATTCTTTTTTCACCAGGGCCTTAAACTGCTGCCAGTAGTAGCGCGCCCGGATGGACGAGGTGTCGCCTTCCCGGAAACGCTCCCCGGTTTTGAGCGTTTTGCCCAGGAAGGAAACCGTGTATTGCAGCGAGTATTTGGCGTTGCGCAGCCACACCAGCGGCTTATTGGCCACGGTGGGGCGGTGCAGGGCCGCAATGTAGTCGACGTAGGGCCGCAACGCCGCTTCCGACTCCGCGTTGCCCTCGAAGATACGCTCCACGTAGTTCCAGGTCAGGCGCTTGGCCGGAATAAAGTGCTGGAAGCGCAGCCGCTCGTCGTACCAGATTTTGTAGCCGGCCAGCACGAAGGCGTAGCACATTTCATTGTCCTCGCCCGAGGTCAGCTTGTCGCCGTGGCGGCCGGTGAGCATGGATTTGAAGCCGGCCCGGTAGATTTTTTCCCAGGCCGCTTTGCGCACCACGCAGCCCGCGCCGTACACGTAGCTGGGCCCGGCGGTGATGTCGCCCTGGTGCGGGGCCTGGGTGTCGGCCGCGTAAATGGCGGCAAAATCCTTGAACCAGAAAGGCGGCGTGATTTCGCACTGGGGCCGGCCAATGCCGCCCAGCGCCCCGATTTTCGGGTCCTTTTCCATCACCTCCCAGGCCAGAGCCAGGTAGTCGGGCTGCAGCCAGTTGTCGTCGTCGACGATGCACACGTACTCGTAGCGGGCCGTGGCAAAGCCCAGCTCCAGGGCGTTGCTTTTGCCGCTCTTGCCTTCGTAGAGCACCTGGTAGGGAAAGGGGAAATCCAGCTGCTCGAACGTAGCCGCCGCCACCTGCGACGTAGCGTCGGTCGAGGCATTATCCACCAGCAGTACCTCCACGGCAAATTCGGTGGCATTCACTTGCTGCCGGGCCAAGGCCTGCAGGGTTTCCGTAATGCGGGTGGCGCTGTTATAGGTACAGATCAGGACGGTAATACCGCGCTCAGGTCGGACAGGGTTCATAGCAAAACTAGGCTGGGAGCAGAATTCGGGAAGTAATGGCGGGGCGCTGGCAAACGGTTATTTCCCGGTTAGCTTTTGGTACCACTGGTAGGCCAGCTGCTTTAAGTGGCTGACGGTGCGGCCCCGCCCAACGACCGAAATGGCCTTCCAGTAGTTGTAGTAGCTTTCCAGGCGGTTGCCATCCTGCCGCAGCCGGGCGCTTTGGTCGAAGTGTAGGCCCTCCAGAAACTCGTTGAAGCGGCCGTGGTACCGGGCGTCGACCATCTGCTTGTAGTAGCTGGTTTCGAAAATCTGCTTTTTGTTGCGGGCAATGATGCGCGCGTTCTGCGTGGCCGACATAATGCCGCCGGGGTGCAGCCGGTAGTGCGACATCACCTCGGGCAGGTAATAGATGTTGCCGGTGCGCGTCAGCAGCAGG is a window from the Hymenobacter aquaticus genome containing:
- a CDS encoding glycosyltransferase family 2 protein, coding for MPTTKPPLVSVIIPVYNAGEYLRPAIDSILHQTFQDFELIIVDDCSRDESLAVARSYETDPRVTVLANEQNRGRSFTDNYGAEYARGKYIAKMDADDVALPHRLQTQVDFLEQNPTVGLTSSFMKCFGESDIVYEYPLSADAVRSFMLFNMPVANPTAFFRRSLLQEHGLRYDDTIQDTFGEDYEFIARLAQVTDIVNQPEILLHYRTLPQTLKADVHARRNAKSNQIRERQLRVFGIPFTERELHVHNTISYFPFTLGDITLAEVHAWLWKIHTFNQTRRYADPAAMLRCVAERWFLTCYLNPDKRVNSLREYRRQPLAQHHRVPAKLQGKFLLKSYVLRHL
- a CDS encoding DUF1919 domain-containing protein; translated protein: MSLLNKVANRIAGKRRFEAKRRQRRLVTNPDFTVFSNDCWGAEVYKYLDRPFNTPFIGLFLMGPCFIEFLRDPKFYVTQELVFQDTSRYEVINQIRAKNPYPLATLGGKVEISFLHYHSPEEAREKWTRRVARINWDNLLVKFDGSKDGATPELVREFEQMPYRRLLLVKEPVPGAATAVVVPQYTTNGAHMFLNSLPDYDFVNWVNTGNPKFTLANWVMHKLLGSGG
- a CDS encoding glycosyltransferase family 8 protein, which translates into the protein MSTASNRMHIAIAFDENYLTPVYALLTSIFENNQHESIVIHAIATGLAATEQDELKSYVASYASTICYYDIEDSFGRDFVLPPTLWWTASIYYRLLFPLVMAPDIERFVYLDTDIIVLGKLRSLFATDMQGLPVAAVRDFVAARPELGIFEADSYFNSGVLLIDRAQWLARDVTNQAIAFIRTNSELLLYPDQDALNAVLAQSWVKLDSRFNRMFPEIPRDQPRKKLRSVLQETVILHYTTQNKPWSMLGENKLRDLYFRYLKKVPAKYRRRYDDFSWNRHKIRRMLAIRLSELVVDYPALLTPWRRA
- a CDS encoding glycosyltransferase, whose product is MNGITVLICTHNGANRLADTLRYVAAQQVSSAVAWEVLLISNASSDNTVEVAKGLQHSLGFQVPFRVLEEPVAGKENALIRGFNDAAYENIVIIDDDNWIAPNYLALVDEIMSAHPEIGVLGGHAEGMFEVPAPAWFDTFQAVYAVGPQNGGKSGPLPDHEGYLYGAGSVVRKSAWLKLVAHGFKFTTSTKRGKIIVSGEDVELGDALQLAGYKLWYDDRLRFKHFMFKERLTWSYLLRIGQGTASSQLTSIVYYFIFRNPDLTESQFRFLYNKRLVWLAAQMAKQPGNLLNAAFRRNQEGLISNFETLRLYYNFQTSLKQREEAVNVFRQISALRQRLAGS
- a CDS encoding glycosyltransferase — translated: MNPVRPERGITVLICTYNSATRITETLQALARQQVNATEFAVEVLLVDNASTDATSQVAAATFEQLDFPFPYQVLYEGKSGKSNALELGFATARYEYVCIVDDDNWLQPDYLALAWEVMEKDPKIGALGGIGRPQCEITPPFWFKDFAAIYAADTQAPHQGDITAGPSYVYGAGCVVRKAAWEKIYRAGFKSMLTGRHGDKLTSGEDNEMCYAFVLAGYKIWYDERLRFQHFIPAKRLTWNYVERIFEGNAESEAALRPYVDYIAALHRPTVANKPLVWLRNAKYSLQYTVSFLGKTLKTGERFREGDTSSIRARYYWQQFKALVKKELSQDKSYAEVQAFIGRLQALNN